The Acinetobacter shaoyimingii DNA segment ATGATTCTTCATAATAATTTACAAATACCATTAGCCCAAAATACATCTTAACCATTTTATTTTAAATGAAAAATTTTAAAATCACTACATTTCAATTGGGTTCTACCCTCCTAATAGCACCAATACCATATTTAATATTTCTGATTTATTTCTATAAGGAATTTTTTTATGAAGCAAGTGTTCTACAAGCACTTATGAGCTTCGCAAGCATTTTTAGCGTCTTTATCGTGATCTATATTTTAATTTGCTGCCCGATATTTTATATAATTTGCCTAAAACTGATAAAGCACGATAGCTTCAATCCCCTTACAATCCTTATCGTTACTACACTCATCACGGCTTTGTATTATTTGTACGCATTTTTAGTCACAAGTTCAAATACACAATCAGACTTAATCTATTTCCCTCCACTCTATATCTTTAGTGTTCTAAATGTACTAGGTTTCCTTAGCGCGCTACATTTTTTTCATTTTTCAAATCTTAAATTAAACGATAAAAACTAAGTAGAGGCTTTGCCACTCCTCTGTAAAATCCTTATACTTAGAGCCAATTTTTTTCTAATTTTAAGTGGATGACCATGAGTCGCGCCATATCGCATATTGATACCTTCCAAGGCTTAATTCTTGCCTTACAAAACTACTGGGCTGAACAAGGTTGCGTCGTATTGCAACCATACGACATGGAAATGGGCGCAGGGACATTCCACACTGCAACATTCCTACGTGCGCTTGGTCCAGAAACTTGGAATGCCGCTTACGTTCAACCATCACGTCGTCCGAAAGATGGTCGTTATGGCGAAAACCCAAACCGTTTGCAACACTACTACCAATTCCAAGTCGTGCTTAAGCCAAACCCAGACAACATTCAACAGTTGTACCTTGACTCGCTTAAAGCGATTGGTATTGATCCGTTGGTACACGACATTCGTTTCGTAGAAGACAACTGGGAATCTCCAACACTGGGTGCTTGGGGATTAGGTTGGGAAGTTTGGCTCAACGGTATGGAAGTGACTCAGTTCACTTACTTCCAACAAGTGGGCGGTGTTGAATGCTACCCAGTGACAGGTGAAATCACTTACGGTCTTGAACGTCTTGCAATGTACTTGCAAGGTGTAGACTCAGTTTACGATTTGGTTTGGACCAAAGGTCAATTCGGTACTGTGACTTATGGCGATGTGTTCCATCAAAATGAAGTCGAACAATCAACGTATAACTTTGAATATGCACCAGTCGACAAAATGTTTGAACTCTTCGACTTCTACGAAGCTGAAGCGACTCGATTAATTGAAGCTGAGCTTCCACTGCCTGCTTATGAGCAAGTGATCAAAGCTTCACACAGCTTTAACTTGTTAGATGCACGTGGTGCAATCTCGGTAACTGAACGTCAACGTTACATTTTACGTGTACGTACTTTGGCACGTTCGATTGCACAAAGTTACGTGGCTGCTCGTGCGAAACTTGGTTTCCCTATGGCAGAACCAGCTTTACGTGATGAAGTTTTAGCACAGTTAAAAGCACAAGTTGAAGCGGAAGCAAAAGTTGAATCTAAGGAGAGCAAATAATGTCTAAACATACAGTATTGTTCGAATTAGGCTGTGAAGAACTTCCGCCAAAAAGCTTAAAAAAATTACGTGATGCTTTAAAAGTTGAAACTGAAAAAGGCTTAAAAGATGCAGGTCTTGCATTCGACTCAATCGAAGCGTATGCAGCACCTCGTCGTCTTGCGCTTAAAATCGTAAACGTTGATGGTGCGCAAGCAGACACTCAAAAACGTTTCGATGGCCCTGCAAAACAAGCAGCGTTTGATGCGGAAGGTAAACCAACTAAAGCTTTAGAAGGCTTTATGCGTGGTCAAGGTATCACTGTAGATCAAATCTCAACTTTCCAAGCAGGTAAAGTTGAGAAAGTGTGCTACTTAAAAGACGTGAAAGGTCAAAGCCTTGACGTGCTTTTACCACAAATTTTACAAAATGCTTTGGACAACCTTCCAATTGCAAAACGTATGCGTTCTGCGGCAAGCCGTAATGAATTTGTACGTCCTGTAAAATGGATGGTATTACTTAAAGATACAGAAGTGCTTCCTGCCACCATTCAAGGTTTAACTTCAGGTGTTAAAACTGAGCAAGGTTTTGTAACTGGACGATATAGTTTAGGACATCGTTTCCATCATCCAGATATGGTTGAAATTAAGCATCCTGATGAATATCTTGATGCCTTACGTCAAGCATATGTAATTGCTAACTTTGAAGAGCGTCAAGCGATCATTGATGGTCAAGTAAAAGCGTTGGCTGATGAAGTGAATGCCATTGCGATTGTTCCAAGTGACCTTCGTGACGAAGTGACTGCGCTTGTTGAATGGCCTGTTGCGCTTCGTGCAAGCTTTGAAGAACGCTTCCTTGCTGTTCCTCAAGAAGCACTCATCACCACCATGCAGGACAACCAAAAGTACTTCTGTTTAGTGAATAGCGATAACAAACTTCAACCTTACTTCATTACGGTGTCAAACATTGAGTCGAAAGATCCGACACAAATTATTGAAGGTAACGAGAAAGTGGTTCGTCCACGTTTGTCGGATGCTGAATTCTTCTTCTTACAAGACCAAAAACAACCACTTGCTTCTCGTAAAGAGAAATTGGCAAACATGGTCTTCCAAGCAGAACTCGGTACGCTTTGGGACAAATCGACACGTATTGCAAAATTGGCTGTTGCTTTAGCGCCAATTACAGGTGCAAAAGCAGAAGATGCTGAAAAAGCTGCTCTTCTTGCGAAATGTGACTTAACCTCTGAGCTTGTGGGTGAATTCCCAGAACTTCAAGGTATTGCAGGAACTTACTACGCACGTCTTGAAGGCGAAAATGATGAAGTTGCTGAGTCTTTAGGTGAGCAATATTTACCTAAATTCGCAGGTGATGTTTTACCGAAAACCAAAACAGGTACAACCATTGCCCTTGCCGACCGTTTAGACACACTCACAGGTATTTTTGGTATTGGTCAAGCGCCTACAGGTTCTAAAGACCCGTTTGCACTACGTCGTTCTGCCATTGGTATTTTACGTCTTGTGACTGAAAATGAGCTTGATGTGTCGATTGAAGACCTTATTAAGCTTGCACTTGCTGCGTACGGCGATGTATTGAAAGACCACGACAAGACTTTAAACGATGCTGTTGCATTCTTAGAAGGTCGTTACCGTGCCAAATACGAAGACCAGGGCGTTGCGGTTGATGTGATTCAAGCGGTTCAAGCGTTGTCACCAAAATCTCCGCTTGATTTTGACAAGCGTGTAAATGCGGTGAATCACTTCCGTGCATTGCCTGAAGCTGCTGCGCTTGCTGCTGCGAATAAGCGTGTTGCGAATATCTTAGCAAAAGAAGCTGAGCCTACAGGTGATGTAGTTGAAGCAAACTTGGTTGAAGATGCTGAGAAAGCATTATTCGCTGAACTTGCGAAAATCACGCCTGAAGTTGAGCCGTTATTTGCTGCAAAAGACTACACTGCTGCCTTGTCTAAGCTTGCTGCTTTACGTGCACCAGTCGATGCCTTCTTTGAAGGCGTGATGGTCATGGCAGATGATGCTGAACTGAAAGCAAACCGTTTACGTTTACTTGCTCAGCTTCGTGACTTGTTTACCAAAGTGGCTGATATTTCGGTGTTACAGCACTAATTATTAAACATTAAAAAAACCCGCTTTAGAGCGGGTTTTTTATTATGACTATGTAATTAAAAGAATAATGAACTCAAACCTCATTAAGTTAGTTGAAATATCCTTACCCACTATTAAGATCTAAATATATTAAATT contains these protein-coding regions:
- the glyQ gene encoding glycine--tRNA ligase subunit alpha, producing MSRAISHIDTFQGLILALQNYWAEQGCVVLQPYDMEMGAGTFHTATFLRALGPETWNAAYVQPSRRPKDGRYGENPNRLQHYYQFQVVLKPNPDNIQQLYLDSLKAIGIDPLVHDIRFVEDNWESPTLGAWGLGWEVWLNGMEVTQFTYFQQVGGVECYPVTGEITYGLERLAMYLQGVDSVYDLVWTKGQFGTVTYGDVFHQNEVEQSTYNFEYAPVDKMFELFDFYEAEATRLIEAELPLPAYEQVIKASHSFNLLDARGAISVTERQRYILRVRTLARSIAQSYVAARAKLGFPMAEPALRDEVLAQLKAQVEAEAKVESKESK
- the glyS gene encoding glycine--tRNA ligase subunit beta, producing the protein MSKHTVLFELGCEELPPKSLKKLRDALKVETEKGLKDAGLAFDSIEAYAAPRRLALKIVNVDGAQADTQKRFDGPAKQAAFDAEGKPTKALEGFMRGQGITVDQISTFQAGKVEKVCYLKDVKGQSLDVLLPQILQNALDNLPIAKRMRSAASRNEFVRPVKWMVLLKDTEVLPATIQGLTSGVKTEQGFVTGRYSLGHRFHHPDMVEIKHPDEYLDALRQAYVIANFEERQAIIDGQVKALADEVNAIAIVPSDLRDEVTALVEWPVALRASFEERFLAVPQEALITTMQDNQKYFCLVNSDNKLQPYFITVSNIESKDPTQIIEGNEKVVRPRLSDAEFFFLQDQKQPLASRKEKLANMVFQAELGTLWDKSTRIAKLAVALAPITGAKAEDAEKAALLAKCDLTSELVGEFPELQGIAGTYYARLEGENDEVAESLGEQYLPKFAGDVLPKTKTGTTIALADRLDTLTGIFGIGQAPTGSKDPFALRRSAIGILRLVTENELDVSIEDLIKLALAAYGDVLKDHDKTLNDAVAFLEGRYRAKYEDQGVAVDVIQAVQALSPKSPLDFDKRVNAVNHFRALPEAAALAAANKRVANILAKEAEPTGDVVEANLVEDAEKALFAELAKITPEVEPLFAAKDYTAALSKLAALRAPVDAFFEGVMVMADDAELKANRLRLLAQLRDLFTKVADISVLQH